A single Pseudoxanthomonas sp. DNA region contains:
- a CDS encoding DUF1697 domain-containing protein — protein sequence MTTYVALLRGINVGKAKRIAMADLRALLEGLGYTDVATLLNSGNVVFKVGRGAAKRLAADISAAIATRLGVEVPVIVVSASELALIARENPFANTVEDASRLLVAFVADANVLAAMSAIGAHVVAPEQFHVGTQAAYLHCASGILESRAAEALLGKAGKAATTRNWATVQKLQALVEKVER from the coding sequence ATGACCACCTACGTCGCCCTGCTCCGCGGCATCAACGTCGGCAAAGCCAAGCGCATTGCGATGGCGGATCTGCGCGCGCTGCTGGAAGGTCTCGGCTACACGGATGTCGCCACGCTGCTGAACAGCGGCAACGTGGTCTTCAAGGTCGGCAGAGGTGCTGCAAAGAGGCTCGCCGCCGACATTTCGGCCGCCATCGCCACCCGGCTCGGCGTCGAGGTGCCCGTCATCGTGGTGTCGGCCAGCGAGCTGGCGCTGATCGCCAGGGAAAATCCGTTCGCGAACACGGTTGAGGATGCCTCGCGCCTGCTGGTGGCGTTCGTGGCGGACGCCAACGTTCTCGCCGCGATGTCGGCGATCGGGGCACACGTCGTGGCGCCGGAACAGTTCCATGTCGGCACGCAGGCGGCGTACCTGCACTGCGCCAGCGGCATCCTGGAAAGCAGGGCAGCCGAGGCGCTGCTCGGCAAGGCGGGAAAGGCCGCAACGACGCGCAACTGGGCGACCGTGCAGAAGCTGCAGGCGCTGGTGGAGAAGGTCGAACGCTAG
- a CDS encoding GntR family transcriptional regulator: MQTNLLEEYQRLQTGESTRAVAYLRLRRALQNLMDAGVLRPGQALPSERDLAQLLDLSRVTIRKALAGLIESGLLVQRQGAGTFVAERILRQFSRLTSFTDDLRERGLNPQVKFLERSVGEVTPEESMALNLSPGSGVVRMYRLRHVDGAPIAIERTLVPYALLPDPESVTTSLYEALDAHGHRPRRALQRLRAVALDEEAARHLELPVGAPGLLVERRAFLEDGRVVESTRSYYRGDAYDFVAELQSD; encoded by the coding sequence ATGCAAACGAACCTGCTCGAGGAATACCAGCGGCTGCAGACCGGGGAATCCACCCGGGCCGTGGCTTACCTGCGCCTGCGTCGCGCGCTGCAGAACCTGATGGATGCCGGTGTGTTGCGACCCGGACAGGCGCTGCCGAGCGAGCGCGACCTGGCCCAGCTGCTGGATCTGTCCCGGGTGACCATCCGCAAAGCGTTGGCCGGGTTGATCGAAAGTGGTCTGCTCGTGCAGCGTCAGGGTGCCGGCACGTTCGTCGCCGAGCGCATCCTTCGCCAGTTCTCGCGCCTGACCAGCTTCACCGACGACCTGCGCGAGCGTGGCCTCAACCCGCAGGTGAAGTTCCTGGAGCGCTCGGTCGGGGAAGTGACCCCGGAAGAATCGATGGCCCTGAACCTGTCACCGGGCAGTGGCGTGGTGCGCATGTACCGGCTCCGCCACGTGGACGGCGCCCCGATCGCCATCGAGCGCACGCTCGTGCCCTATGCCCTGCTGCCGGACCCGGAGAGCGTGACCACTTCTTTGTACGAGGCGCTGGATGCGCACGGGCACCGCCCGCGTCGCGCCCTGCAGCGTCTTCGCGCCGTGGCCTTGGACGAAGAAGCGGCCCGCCATCTGGAGCTGCCGGTCGGGGCGCCCGGCCTGCTGGTCGAGCGCCGGGCGTTCCTTGAGGATGGCCGGGTCGTGGAATCCACCCGGTCGTATTACCGCGGCGACGCCTACGACTTCGTCGCCGAACTGCAGAGCGACTGA
- the pgl gene encoding 6-phosphogluconolactonase — protein sequence MPPTDLSLQIQLHPFPDGDAVASALAQAVADDLRAALATRGQASIALSGGTTPRRFLQALSRQPLDWANVTVTLVDERWVPDDHERSNARLVKQHLLQHEAAAARFVPLHRATDTPEAALAEVGAALPASLDVVVLGMGGDGHTASFFPGGDRLADAMDPAATVPVLPMRAPGAGEPRITLTLPMLRDAGRLYLHIEGGEKRQVLQQALSGHGIGAGYPIRGLLQGLRAPLQVYLAQ from the coding sequence ATGCCCCCCACCGATCTCTCGCTGCAGATCCAGCTGCACCCGTTCCCGGACGGAGACGCCGTCGCCTCCGCGCTGGCCCAGGCCGTGGCCGACGACCTGCGCGCCGCACTCGCGACGCGCGGGCAGGCCAGCATCGCACTGTCGGGCGGCACCACGCCGCGTCGCTTCCTGCAGGCCCTGTCGCGCCAGCCGCTGGACTGGGCGAACGTCACCGTCACCCTGGTCGACGAACGCTGGGTCCCGGACGACCACGAACGCTCCAACGCGCGCCTGGTGAAGCAGCATCTGCTGCAGCATGAAGCCGCCGCTGCCCGCTTCGTCCCCCTGCACCGCGCCACCGACACGCCCGAGGCCGCGCTGGCCGAGGTCGGCGCCGCGCTGCCGGCCTCACTGGACGTGGTGGTGCTGGGCATGGGCGGCGACGGGCATACCGCCTCGTTCTTCCCGGGCGGCGACCGGCTGGCCGACGCCATGGACCCCGCCGCCACCGTCCCCGTACTGCCGATGCGCGCACCCGGCGCAGGCGAACCGCGGATCACCCTGACCCTGCCGATGCTGCGCGATGCCGGCCGCCTGTACCTGCATATCGAAGGCGGCGAAAAGCGGCAGGTACTGCAGCAGGCGCTGTCAGGGCATGGCATCGGCGCGGGCTATCCCATCCGCGGGCTGCTGCAGGGCCTGCGCGCGCCCTTGCAGGTCTATCTGGCCCAGTGA
- a CDS encoding c-type cytochrome has product MRNYDLEFLKHFSMVIGFLMLVTAGLIVGAYFLHDSLPPEVNPKAAQITEARIAPAGAVYAGETGAAAQAAAAAAAAAAASSQVAYGGTLDGGEIYKNLCGACHTNGVGKAPMLTAAGMGARAAKGVDTLYKHAIEGFTGPDGGIMPPKGGNPALTDEQVQVTVDWMLANSK; this is encoded by the coding sequence GTGCGTAACTACGACCTGGAATTCCTCAAGCATTTCTCGATGGTGATCGGCTTCCTGATGCTGGTCACCGCCGGCCTGATCGTCGGTGCGTACTTCCTGCACGACAGCCTGCCGCCGGAAGTGAATCCGAAGGCCGCCCAGATCACCGAGGCGCGCATCGCGCCGGCCGGTGCCGTCTACGCCGGCGAAACCGGTGCCGCTGCGCAGGCGGCCGCCGCCGCTGCCGCCGCCGCGGCCGCTTCGTCCCAGGTCGCCTACGGCGGCACGCTGGACGGTGGCGAGATCTACAAGAACCTCTGCGGCGCCTGCCACACCAACGGCGTCGGCAAGGCCCCGATGCTGACCGCCGCCGGCATGGGCGCGCGCGCCGCCAAGGGCGTGGACACGCTGTACAAGCACGCCATCGAAGGCTTCACCGGTCCGGACGGCGGCATCATGCCCCCGAAGGGCGGCAACCCGGCGCTCACCGACGAGCAGGTGCAGGTGACGGTCGACTGGATGCTGGCCAACAGCAAGTAA
- the zwf gene encoding glucose-6-phosphate dehydrogenase, producing MTAKTLPVDTFDLVIFGGTGDLALRKLLPGLLRRYADGQIPEDSRIIGVARDKQGDAEYQAKVGDALARIAASDETLKAKLPAFLQKLGYLALDATKDEGWDEFAGRLQTTGDRIRVFYLSTSPTLFVAICDRLRAHGLNTGNARVVIEKPIGHDSASAAVINDAVGSAFAERQIFRIDHYLGKETVQNLLALRFANILFEPLWNASRIDHVQITVAETVGLEKRAGYYDTSGALRDMVQNHLLQLLCMVAMEPPAALQADAVRDEKLKVLRSLKPIRGEDVAHLSVRGQYRAGASSGAAVPGYLDELGKPDSRTETFVALKAEVDNWRWAGVPFYLRTGKRLAERVSEIVIAFKQIPHSIFEDSAGPVMGNKLVLRLQPDEGVKLWIMIKDPGPGGLRLQHVPLDMSFAEAFGVHQPEAYERLLMDVVRGNQTLFMRRDEVEAAWAWIDPILAAWETQRDAPKPYTAGSWGPSAAVALVERDGRTWHEDTV from the coding sequence GTGACCGCGAAGACCCTGCCTGTCGACACCTTCGATCTCGTCATCTTCGGCGGCACCGGCGACCTGGCGTTGCGCAAGCTGCTGCCGGGCCTGCTGCGGCGCTACGCCGACGGCCAGATTCCCGAGGACAGCCGCATCATCGGCGTGGCCCGCGACAAGCAGGGCGACGCCGAATACCAGGCCAAGGTCGGCGACGCGCTGGCCCGCATCGCCGCCAGCGACGAAACCCTGAAAGCCAAGCTGCCGGCGTTCCTGCAGAAGCTCGGCTACCTGGCGCTGGACGCCACCAAGGACGAAGGCTGGGACGAGTTCGCCGGCCGCCTGCAGACGACCGGCGACCGCATCCGCGTGTTCTACCTGTCCACCAGTCCCACCCTGTTCGTCGCCATCTGCGACCGCCTGCGCGCGCACGGCCTGAACACCGGCAACGCGCGCGTGGTGATCGAGAAGCCGATCGGCCACGACTCGGCCAGCGCGGCGGTCATCAACGACGCCGTCGGCAGCGCCTTCGCGGAACGCCAGATCTTCCGCATCGACCACTACCTGGGCAAAGAGACCGTCCAGAACCTGCTGGCCCTTCGGTTCGCCAACATCCTGTTCGAGCCGCTGTGGAACGCCAGCCGCATCGACCACGTGCAGATCACCGTGGCCGAAACCGTCGGCCTGGAGAAGCGGGCCGGCTACTACGACACCTCCGGCGCCCTGCGCGACATGGTGCAGAACCACCTGCTGCAGCTGCTGTGCATGGTGGCGATGGAACCGCCGGCGGCGCTGCAGGCCGATGCCGTACGCGACGAGAAGCTCAAGGTGCTGCGCTCGCTCAAGCCGATCCGTGGCGAAGACGTCGCCCACCTGTCCGTGCGTGGCCAGTACCGCGCCGGCGCCAGCAGCGGCGCCGCCGTGCCGGGCTATCTGGACGAACTGGGCAAGCCCGATTCGCGCACCGAAACCTTCGTGGCGCTGAAGGCTGAAGTCGACAACTGGCGCTGGGCCGGGGTGCCGTTCTACCTGCGCACCGGCAAGCGGCTGGCCGAGCGCGTGTCGGAGATCGTCATCGCCTTCAAGCAGATCCCGCACTCCATCTTCGAGGACAGCGCCGGGCCGGTGATGGGCAACAAGCTGGTGCTGCGCCTGCAGCCGGACGAGGGCGTGAAGCTGTGGATCATGATCAAGGATCCCGGCCCGGGCGGCCTGCGCCTGCAGCACGTGCCGCTGGACATGAGCTTCGCGGAGGCCTTCGGCGTGCACCAGCCGGAAGCCTACGAGCGCCTGCTGATGGACGTGGTGCGCGGCAACCAGACGCTCTTCATGCGCCGCGACGAAGTCGAAGCCGCGTGGGCGTGGATCGACCCGATCCTCGCCGCCTGGGAGACCCAGCGCGATGCGCCCAAGCCGTACACCGCCGGCTCGTGGGGCCCGAGTGCCGCCGTGGCGCTGGTCGAACGCGACGGCCGCACCTGGCACGAAGACACCGTGTGA
- a CDS encoding DUF7507 domain-containing protein, with protein sequence MYVSTQFRRLASESRSVLVLGALALHGAFAAPVFAQTQVTNTATVTLPANVVDTDTDNNTSSVTVGVVAPRLQMTKTASAASFTVGVAASYTLSVQNTGTAATTAPATITDTIPTGLALGTLPSGCSASGQTVTCTVGTGLAAGASAGFVIPVTPTAPSPAPGLTNTATVTGGGDPTCPANTRCTSSIQTPVQPVIDALDDSYNVAATGGTTASVIVNDTTNNVAAVIGTNVTLTPGTAPTPSAGSIAMNADGTISVAPNTTAGSYGYPYQICTSPATAPPTCDTAIATIVVAPAPALTIEKTAGAPTGSTAGSTIAYSFLVTNTGNVTLTGIAITDPLLATAPVCPVTTLAPGASTTCTGSYAITQADIDAGVVNNSATATGTPPTGPSVTSPPDTTSTPITQSSSQTLVKALTGDSTGGAVAVGDELTYTVTMTNTGNTTLTNVVVSDALITPNSTTCASVAPGATCQLVGTYTVTQADADAGTVRNTAVVTSPVCPAGSTDPSCTTTIDTPVENPQVTYSKSVTLPVGQTEVSVGDTLTYTLQVVVADAATTAPVMLTDTMGQGLTPGVVNAGAFSCAAGSPLVCTLPAGTAPGTYAVTYTAIVNELATGFVRNTVIATGDDAPTCQGSCQTDTIVTEPLPAIISYGKTVTLPAGRTQVVAGDVLTYTLTTTVAAAPTSGVLTLTDTPGNGLTFGAVTSAGAYTCSGTQPLVCTLPAGTAPGVYALSYTATVNAQASGVVRNSVVGSSDDNPVCATDCDVETPVAAPVITVNKSADPGNGTTVEPGQVITYVLSVEVGQAATRATVTLVDTPGAGLVPRPMPAGCDYNGTTITCTLPAGTPVGMHTFTYTATVDASASGRVSNVVVATSGDTTGDPPTCQSCSTEHQVDLPEIRLSKSAGAREVKLGDLVRYTLTVENVGTSDLVNGRIIDTPPAGFTYVEGSLVAGDADRMATVSGTYPIRIDGFDVPAGETATLVYVMRVGAGVRPGTHVNQAQVRSATDEPLSNMATAEVTLTADALIDDSLLMGTVFNDRDGDGWQDSAALSGVRVRGGFAPGAYIANSTTVDRGAGPQPEPDASSPLLHGIAVGAIAGRQSVAEPADAQEVVIRQRLSEASFTDDFVLTSDQGVTVRMDAAGNTRVEKSGDAAKGLNAATPTVERRVSQGEGGYVVDYVIRNAGIDERGIPGVRIASVEGLLIETDQYGRYHLTGVSGGTWERGRNFILKVDPSTLPAGAEFTTDNPLLRRITPGVPVRFDFGVTLPEQVIEGGEEQVELELGEVFFAPGSAEVRAQYLPVIDAMASQVRKYRGGEVVIDANGDSEGLAFQRAEAVKTALLAKLDDQAAKALVVSARGNVDDPGSLVVGVDEGGALLGTVLFDTDKAVIRPEFTPLLDRIAASLEMRGGGSIAIVGHTDQRGSHAYNTALGMRRAKAVYDAIATRLSPEVRAKVRVDASNDPTAPVGVRK encoded by the coding sequence GTGTACGTCTCGACTCAATTCCGTCGTTTGGCCAGCGAGAGCCGTTCCGTCCTCGTTCTCGGGGCGCTGGCTCTCCATGGCGCGTTCGCGGCACCGGTATTCGCGCAGACCCAGGTCACCAACACCGCCACCGTCACGCTGCCGGCGAACGTGGTGGATACGGACACCGACAACAACACGTCGAGCGTCACGGTCGGCGTGGTGGCGCCCCGGCTGCAGATGACGAAGACGGCAAGCGCCGCCAGCTTCACGGTGGGGGTGGCGGCCAGCTACACATTGTCGGTCCAGAACACCGGGACCGCGGCCACCACGGCTCCGGCGACCATCACCGACACGATTCCGACCGGCCTGGCCCTCGGCACACTGCCCTCGGGCTGCAGCGCGTCCGGACAGACCGTCACCTGTACGGTGGGGACGGGTCTGGCCGCCGGCGCCAGCGCCGGTTTCGTGATTCCGGTGACACCGACCGCACCGTCGCCGGCCCCCGGCCTGACGAACACCGCCACCGTGACCGGTGGCGGCGATCCGACGTGTCCGGCCAATACCCGCTGCACGAGCTCGATCCAGACGCCCGTGCAGCCGGTCATCGACGCGCTCGACGACAGTTACAACGTGGCCGCCACGGGCGGTACCACCGCGAGCGTCATCGTCAACGACACCACCAATAATGTAGCCGCCGTCATCGGCACCAACGTCACGTTGACGCCCGGCACCGCGCCGACTCCGTCGGCCGGCAGCATCGCGATGAATGCCGACGGCACCATCAGCGTGGCGCCGAACACCACCGCAGGCAGCTACGGCTATCCGTACCAGATCTGCACCAGCCCTGCCACGGCGCCGCCGACCTGCGATACCGCCATCGCGACCATCGTCGTCGCCCCGGCGCCTGCGCTGACGATCGAGAAGACGGCCGGCGCGCCGACGGGCAGCACGGCGGGCAGCACGATCGCCTACAGCTTCCTGGTGACCAACACGGGCAACGTGACGCTCACGGGCATCGCGATCACCGACCCGCTGCTGGCCACGGCGCCGGTGTGCCCGGTGACGACGCTGGCCCCGGGTGCGAGCACGACCTGCACGGGCAGCTACGCGATCACGCAGGCGGACATCGATGCCGGTGTGGTGAACAACAGCGCCACGGCCACGGGCACGCCGCCGACGGGTCCGTCGGTGACCTCGCCGCCTGACACGACGAGCACGCCGATCACGCAGAGCTCCTCGCAGACACTGGTGAAGGCGCTGACCGGAGACAGCACCGGTGGTGCGGTCGCGGTGGGCGACGAGCTGACCTACACGGTCACGATGACCAATACGGGCAACACGACGCTGACCAATGTGGTGGTGAGCGATGCGCTGATCACCCCGAACAGCACCACCTGCGCCAGCGTGGCGCCGGGTGCGACCTGCCAGCTGGTGGGTACGTACACGGTGACCCAGGCCGACGCCGATGCGGGCACGGTCCGCAACACGGCGGTGGTGACCAGTCCGGTCTGCCCGGCGGGCAGCACGGATCCGTCGTGCACGACGACGATCGACACCCCGGTCGAGAATCCGCAGGTGACCTACAGCAAGTCGGTCACCCTGCCGGTCGGCCAGACCGAGGTTTCGGTGGGCGATACGCTGACGTACACGCTGCAGGTGGTTGTGGCCGATGCTGCCACCACGGCGCCGGTCATGCTGACCGACACCATGGGCCAGGGCCTCACGCCGGGTGTGGTGAACGCGGGGGCCTTCAGCTGCGCCGCCGGCAGTCCGCTGGTCTGCACGCTGCCGGCCGGCACGGCGCCGGGGACCTATGCGGTCACCTACACCGCGATCGTCAACGAGCTCGCCACGGGCTTCGTGCGCAACACCGTGATCGCGACGGGCGACGATGCCCCGACCTGCCAGGGCAGCTGCCAGACCGACACCATCGTGACCGAGCCGCTGCCGGCCATCATCAGCTACGGCAAGACCGTGACGCTGCCGGCCGGTCGTACCCAGGTCGTGGCGGGCGACGTGCTGACCTACACGCTGACCACCACGGTGGCGGCGGCGCCGACGTCCGGCGTGCTGACGCTGACCGACACGCCAGGCAATGGCCTGACGTTCGGCGCGGTGACCAGTGCCGGCGCCTACACCTGCTCGGGCACGCAGCCGCTGGTCTGCACCCTGCCGGCCGGCACGGCGCCCGGGGTGTACGCGCTGAGCTACACCGCCACCGTGAACGCGCAGGCGTCCGGCGTGGTCCGGAACAGCGTGGTCGGCAGCAGCGACGACAACCCGGTCTGTGCGACGGATTGCGATGTCGAAACGCCGGTCGCGGCCCCGGTCATCACCGTCAACAAGAGCGCTGATCCGGGCAATGGCACGACGGTCGAACCCGGCCAGGTGATCACCTACGTCCTGTCCGTCGAAGTCGGCCAGGCGGCCACCCGCGCGACCGTGACGCTGGTCGATACGCCCGGCGCAGGACTGGTGCCGCGTCCGATGCCCGCCGGCTGCGACTACAACGGCACCACGATCACCTGCACGTTGCCGGCCGGTACGCCGGTGGGCATGCATACGTTCACCTACACCGCGACCGTCGATGCCTCGGCGAGCGGCCGCGTATCGAACGTGGTCGTGGCGACCAGCGGTGACACGACGGGCGACCCGCCGACCTGCCAGAGCTGCAGCACCGAGCATCAGGTCGACCTGCCCGAGATCCGCCTGAGCAAGTCGGCCGGTGCGCGCGAGGTGAAGCTCGGCGACCTGGTCCGCTACACGCTGACCGTGGAGAACGTGGGCACCAGCGACCTGGTGAACGGCCGCATCATCGACACGCCGCCGGCAGGGTTCACCTATGTCGAAGGCTCGCTGGTGGCCGGCGATGCCGACCGGATGGCGACAGTGTCGGGGACGTACCCGATCCGCATCGACGGCTTCGACGTGCCTGCGGGCGAAACCGCCACCCTCGTCTACGTGATGCGCGTCGGTGCCGGCGTCCGCCCGGGCACCCACGTCAACCAGGCGCAGGTGCGTTCGGCCACCGATGAGCCGCTGTCTAACATGGCGACGGCGGAGGTGACGCTGACGGCCGACGCCCTGATCGACGACAGCCTGCTGATGGGTACGGTCTTCAACGACCGCGATGGCGATGGCTGGCAGGACAGCGCTGCGTTGAGCGGTGTCAGGGTGCGCGGCGGCTTCGCGCCGGGTGCGTACATCGCCAACTCCACCACGGTGGACCGTGGCGCCGGCCCGCAGCCGGAGCCTGATGCCAGCTCGCCGCTGCTGCACGGCATCGCGGTGGGCGCCATCGCGGGCCGCCAGTCGGTGGCCGAGCCGGCCGATGCGCAGGAAGTGGTGATCCGCCAGCGCCTGAGCGAGGCCAGCTTCACCGACGACTTCGTGCTGACCAGCGACCAGGGCGTGACCGTGCGCATGGATGCGGCGGGCAATACCCGCGTCGAGAAATCGGGCGATGCGGCGAAGGGCCTGAATGCCGCGACGCCGACGGTCGAGCGCCGTGTGTCGCAGGGTGAGGGCGGCTACGTGGTCGACTACGTCATCCGCAACGCCGGCATCGACGAACGCGGTATCCCCGGCGTGCGCATCGCCTCGGTGGAAGGTCTGCTGATCGAGACCGACCAGTACGGCCGCTACCACCTGACCGGCGTGTCGGGTGGCACGTGGGAACGCGGTCGCAACTTCATCCTGAAGGTCGATCCGTCCACGTTGCCGGCCGGTGCCGAGTTCACCACCGACAACCCGCTGCTGCGCCGGATCACCCCCGGCGTACCGGTCCGCTTCGACTTCGGCGTGACGTTGCCGGAGCAGGTGATCGAGGGCGGTGAGGAGCAGGTCGAGCTGGAACTGGGCGAGGTGTTCTTCGCCCCGGGCAGCGCCGAGGTGCGTGCGCAGTACCTGCCGGTCATCGACGCGATGGCCTCGCAGGTGCGCAAGTACCGGGGTGGCGAAGTGGTCATCGACGCCAACGGCGACAGCGAGGGCCTGGCCTTCCAGCGTGCCGAGGCGGTCAAGACGGCGCTGCTGGCCAAGCTGGACGACCAGGCCGCGAAGGCGCTGGTGGTCAGTGCACGCGGCAACGTCGACGACCCGGGTTCGCTGGTGGTCGGCGTCGACGAGGGCGGAGCCTTGCTGGGCACGGTGCTGTTCGACACCGACAAGGCGGTGATCCGTCCCGAGTTCACGCCCCTGCTCGACAGGATCGCGGCATCGCTCGAGATGCGCGGCGGCGGCAGCATCGCCATCGTCGGCCACACCGACCAGCGCGGCTCCCACGCCTACAACACGGCGCTGGGCATGCGTCGCGCCAAGGCCGTCTACGACGCCATCGCCACGCGTCTGAGTCCGGAGGTGCGCGCCAAGGTGCGCGTGGACGCCAGCAACGATCCGACCGCCCCTGTCGGCGTGCGTAAGTGA
- a CDS encoding ExeM/NucH family extracellular endonuclease: MTSPRSLLILALLASLTLPACAAIPRQSVIPIGQVQGEGARSALDGQTVTVEGIVSGAFLEGLGGFFVQDSGDGNPKTSDALFVAVEEGASVPTLAAGDRVRVRGIVGERKAGGDDTLTALHAPVIQPRGRGSITPTVLTAQPADWEPYESMQVRIDAPLTLSGTHTLERFGELIASFDGRLWQPSELAAPGSTDAERLADDNARRTLLLDDGSTQRDPATVWYIRDGLPLRTGTVLTGVEGIVEQRLGSWRLQLTAAPTIAAPPRPAAPQVAGNVRVAAFNLENLFNGDGQGGGFPTERGAKTPDQLKAQMAKLTATIRGLDPDIAALMELENDGYGPDSSLAQLVAALNAGGGAWRFVDAKQGPGPDSIRVGIIYRSDKVRPTGKPATLEEGPFGERSRSPLAQAFVRGSGKPFVMVANHLKSKGCSEATGLDADQKDGAGCWNALRLESAKRLDAWLKSDPTRTRSDRVVMLGDFNAYAMEDPMRWLRLDAGWVDAFTHAGVDRPYSYVYNGLTGRLDHALLSPSLAKQLRGAAEWHINADEQDAQGYAEGDASTPYRSSDHDPLLLGFDL, encoded by the coding sequence ATGACGTCTCCCCGTTCGCTGCTCATCCTCGCCCTGCTTGCCTCGTTGACGCTGCCCGCCTGCGCGGCGATACCCAGGCAGTCCGTCATCCCCATTGGCCAGGTCCAGGGCGAAGGCGCGCGCAGCGCGCTCGACGGGCAGACCGTCACGGTCGAAGGCATCGTCAGCGGCGCATTTCTTGAGGGCCTCGGCGGCTTCTTCGTGCAGGACAGCGGCGACGGCAACCCGAAGACCTCCGACGCGCTGTTCGTTGCCGTCGAAGAGGGAGCGTCCGTGCCGACCCTTGCGGCGGGCGATCGTGTTCGCGTCCGGGGCATCGTCGGCGAGCGCAAGGCCGGCGGCGACGACACGCTCACCGCCCTGCATGCGCCGGTGATCCAGCCGCGTGGCAGGGGCAGCATCACGCCGACGGTGCTGACCGCGCAGCCTGCGGACTGGGAGCCGTACGAAAGCATGCAGGTCCGCATCGACGCGCCGCTGACGCTCAGCGGCACGCACACGCTGGAGCGCTTCGGCGAACTGATCGCCAGCTTCGATGGCCGCCTCTGGCAGCCGAGCGAACTCGCCGCGCCCGGCAGCACGGACGCCGAACGCCTGGCCGACGACAACGCACGCCGCACCCTGCTGCTCGACGACGGCAGCACGCAGCGCGATCCCGCCACCGTCTGGTACATCAGGGATGGCCTGCCGCTGCGTACCGGCACCGTGCTGACCGGCGTGGAAGGCATCGTCGAACAGCGTCTCGGCAGCTGGCGCCTGCAACTCACCGCCGCGCCCACCATCGCCGCGCCACCGCGCCCGGCCGCGCCGCAGGTTGCCGGCAACGTGCGCGTTGCCGCCTTCAACCTGGAAAACCTGTTCAACGGCGACGGCCAGGGCGGCGGCTTCCCCACCGAACGGGGTGCCAAGACGCCCGACCAGCTGAAGGCGCAGATGGCCAAGCTCACCGCCACCATCCGCGGCCTCGATCCCGACATCGCCGCGCTGATGGAGCTGGAGAACGACGGCTACGGTCCCGACTCCAGCCTGGCCCAGCTGGTCGCCGCTCTGAATGCCGGTGGTGGCGCGTGGCGTTTCGTCGATGCGAAGCAAGGTCCCGGCCCGGACAGCATCCGCGTCGGCATCATCTATCGCAGCGACAAGGTGAGGCCCACCGGCAAGCCGGCCACGCTGGAGGAAGGTCCGTTCGGCGAACGCAGCCGCAGCCCGCTGGCGCAGGCGTTCGTGCGCGGTAGCGGCAAACCCTTCGTCATGGTCGCCAATCACCTGAAGTCGAAGGGCTGCTCGGAAGCCACCGGTCTGGATGCCGACCAGAAGGACGGCGCCGGCTGCTGGAATGCGCTGCGGCTGGAGTCGGCCAAGCGCCTTGACGCATGGCTGAAGAGCGACCCCACCCGCACGCGCAGCGATCGCGTGGTGATGCTGGGCGATTTCAACGCCTATGCGATGGAAGATCCGATGCGCTGGCTGCGCCTGGACGCCGGCTGGGTGGATGCGTTCACCCATGCCGGCGTCGACCGCCCCTACAGCTACGTCTACAACGGCCTGACCGGCCGCCTCGATCACGCCCTGCTCAGCCCCTCGCTGGCGAAGCAGCTGCGCGGTGCGGCCGAATGGCACATCAACGCCGACGAGCAGGATGCGCAGGGCTATGCCGAAGGCGATGCGTCCACGCCCTACCGCAGTTCCGACCACGATCCGCTGCTGCTGGGATTCGATCTGTAG